One stretch of Limnohabitans sp. DNA includes these proteins:
- a CDS encoding MobA/MobL family protein, giving the protein MAIYHLNCRIGSKQEGHSAGAKCAYITRTEAYSKKSDECAYSASGNMPKWPKVDPQKDPSQYWKAADIYERDNGRLYRELEFALPRELSLDQQKALCHAFAEKITNIKDEGGKLPFTFSIHTDPKNNNPHCHLMISERVNDGINRNASRWFKRANPKDPKKGGAVKSQELNGKQWLNPTREAWANMANEALKNAGSKATIDHRSNEARGIENIPTKHLGAKCAGMMKRGAYCERGPKIEMFNKGAKFQKDYLPAPHSRAKLPMKAMRQVHTRISSPLKKDGKLKSWQEMADELSQQFAQLFKTWHQTELDRLRRERERIEQSMNGINFSFGPATSTMARLKTRGPQ; this is encoded by the coding sequence ATGGCTATTTATCATTTGAATTGTCGGATTGGGAGCAAGCAAGAAGGGCACAGCGCAGGCGCTAAATGTGCTTACATCACACGCACCGAGGCCTATTCAAAAAAATCAGATGAGTGCGCATATAGCGCGAGCGGCAACATGCCGAAATGGCCGAAGGTAGACCCACAAAAAGACCCTTCCCAATATTGGAAAGCGGCGGACATATATGAACGCGATAACGGGCGGCTTTATCGTGAATTGGAATTTGCCCTTCCCCGTGAATTGAGCCTTGATCAACAAAAAGCGCTTTGCCATGCCTTCGCCGAAAAAATCACCAACATCAAAGACGAAGGCGGCAAACTGCCTTTCACTTTTTCGATCCACACAGATCCAAAGAACAACAATCCACACTGCCACCTGATGATCTCGGAACGTGTGAACGATGGCATCAACCGCAATGCGTCCAGATGGTTCAAACGCGCAAACCCCAAAGATCCGAAGAAAGGCGGCGCGGTCAAATCTCAAGAATTGAATGGCAAACAATGGCTGAACCCCACCCGTGAAGCGTGGGCCAACATGGCCAACGAAGCCTTGAAAAACGCAGGCTCAAAAGCCACGATTGATCACCGAAGCAACGAAGCCAGAGGGATCGAAAACATACCGACCAAGCACCTGGGGGCGAAGTGTGCAGGCATGATGAAGCGCGGGGCGTATTGCGAGAGAGGCCCAAAAATTGAAATGTTTAATAAGGGGGCCAAGTTTCAAAAAGACTATTTGCCAGCGCCGCACAGCCGCGCAAAATTGCCAATGAAAGCCATGCGACAGGTTCACACGCGTATATCTTCACCCTTGAAAAAAGACGGTAAGTTGAAATCTTGGCAGGAGATGGCGGACGAGTTGTCCCAACAATTCGCGCAACTGTTCAAAACTTGGCATCAAACCGAGCTGGACAGGCTACGCAGAGAACGCGAGCGTATCGAGCAAAGCATGAACGGAATCAATTTTAGTTTTGGCCCTGCTACCAGCACCATGGCAAGGCTCAAAACGCGAGGCCCGCAGTAA
- a CDS encoding IS481 family transposase, which yields MMIALHKNARTTPATRAEMAASTETAATLALRFGVSEGTVYKWKGRVSFHDASHTPHKLQTTLTPAQEQIVVELRKTLLLPLDDLLAVTREFLCPQATRSGLDRCLRRHGVGNLNALRPKEPTEPHKAFKSYEPGFIHIDVKYLPQMPDETSRRYLFVAIDRATRWVFVQIKSHKTAAAARAFLNALHKACPIKMQKILTDNGKEFTDRLFASRERQATGNHEFDQLCQALNIEHRLTKPRTPRTNGMVERFNGRIADVLKTHRFTSGEDLEQTLMRYVALYNHQLPQSALKSKTPMRAMKDWYASHPHLFIKRPYDHPGCDTYLQESPP from the coding sequence ATGATGATTGCCTTGCACAAAAACGCACGTACTACGCCCGCCACCCGTGCGGAGATGGCGGCCAGCACGGAGACTGCTGCCACTTTGGCGTTGCGCTTCGGCGTGAGTGAAGGCACTGTTTACAAGTGGAAGGGTCGAGTCAGCTTTCATGACGCGTCCCACACCCCGCACAAGCTTCAAACCACGCTCACACCGGCGCAAGAACAGATCGTGGTCGAACTCAGAAAGACGCTGCTGTTGCCCCTGGATGATTTGCTGGCCGTCACCCGCGAGTTTCTTTGCCCCCAGGCCACACGCTCGGGTCTGGACCGTTGCTTGCGTCGCCACGGCGTTGGCAACCTCAACGCGCTCAGGCCCAAAGAGCCCACTGAGCCTCATAAAGCCTTCAAAAGCTATGAGCCGGGGTTCATCCACATCGATGTCAAATACCTGCCCCAGATGCCCGACGAGACCAGCAGGCGCTATCTGTTTGTGGCCATCGACCGCGCCACACGCTGGGTGTTTGTGCAGATCAAGAGCCACAAGACGGCAGCGGCAGCCCGAGCGTTTCTCAATGCCCTGCACAAGGCGTGCCCGATCAAGATGCAGAAAATTCTGACCGACAACGGCAAGGAGTTCACTGACAGGTTGTTTGCCAGCCGTGAGCGCCAGGCCACGGGCAACCATGAGTTTGATCAACTGTGCCAAGCCTTGAACATTGAACACCGCCTGACCAAACCACGCACGCCGCGCACCAATGGCATGGTCGAGCGCTTCAACGGGCGTATCGCTGATGTGCTCAAGACACACCGATTCACCAGCGGTGAAGATTTGGAGCAAACGCTCATGCGTTACGTGGCTCTGTACAACCATCAGTTACCCCAGTCAGCGCTCAAAAGCAAAACACCGATGAGGGCCATGAAAGACTGGTACGCTTCTCATCCTCATTTGTTTATAAAACGGCCTTACGATCATCCGGGATGCGACACCTACCTACAGGAGTCACCACCGTGA
- the pyrE gene encoding orotate phosphoribosyltransferase: MVTGQASSAEMQALAQEFVQFAVDSGVMRFGQFKTKAGRMSPYFFNAGLFDDGAKLSRLAQFYAKALLASGIGFDMIFGPAYKGIPLGAAVAIELARLGKNVPFAYNRKEAKDHGEGGCLVGATLQGRVLIVDDVMSAGTAARESIALIRAAGATPHAIAIALDRQEMATEKQADGSVRDLPHSAVQYVRGTLGMEVCTIAQLSDLLEFLSSHSNSALGEHLPLVQAYRDRYGV, translated from the coding sequence ATGGTGACAGGACAGGCAAGCAGCGCCGAGATGCAGGCGCTCGCTCAGGAATTTGTGCAGTTTGCGGTCGATTCTGGCGTCATGCGCTTTGGGCAATTCAAGACCAAGGCCGGGCGCATGAGCCCTTACTTCTTCAACGCCGGCCTGTTTGACGACGGTGCCAAGCTGAGCCGACTGGCGCAATTCTATGCAAAAGCCTTGCTGGCCAGTGGCATCGGGTTCGACATGATCTTCGGCCCTGCCTACAAGGGCATTCCGCTGGGCGCGGCCGTGGCCATCGAGCTGGCCCGCTTGGGCAAGAACGTGCCCTTTGCCTACAACCGCAAGGAAGCCAAGGACCACGGCGAAGGCGGCTGCCTGGTCGGTGCGACCCTACAAGGCCGCGTGCTGATCGTGGACGATGTGATGAGCGCTGGCACCGCCGCCCGAGAGTCGATTGCCCTGATCCGGGCTGCCGGTGCGACCCCCCATGCCATCGCGATTGCCTTGGATCGTCAGGAAATGGCCACCGAAAAACAGGCCGATGGTTCGGTGCGGGATCTGCCCCACAGTGCGGTTCAATATGTGCGTGGCACGCTGGGTATGGAGGTATGCACCATCGCGCAGCTGTCTGATCTGCTCGAGTTTTTGTCCAGCCACAGCAACAGCGCCTTGGGCGAACATCTGCCTTTGGTGCAGGCATACCGAGATCGTTACGGGGTTTGA
- a CDS encoding transposase: MSITADFFRNRLDQMIDLRHPLAVLANRMPWQEIEASLAHLFARQVRAGKKIEDSDLFGATEVIAGAGVSKAGRPRLPTRLMVSLLYLKHAFNESDEDLIQRWGETPTWQYFSGNEYFEHRWPCDPTQLVKFRKLLGEGGVEELLARTIEVAVTLKLIASKELSRIIVDSTVQEKAIAHPTDSKLLETARVKLVEAAKAEGIELKQSYAKEGQLLGYKAGRYAHARQFKRMRKAIKRQGTIVGRLHREISRKMTTLSQAVQEALGVKVGIATTLKGTLIVGARAFPGNPYDGHTLNEQVEQASILIQALGTKPQTAYVDLGYRGVDKDNLALDIKHRGKFNSLTDDEKQSLKRRQAIEPIIGHLKADHRMNRCHLKGSNGDSLHAVLCAAGFNIRWLLRMIAEKGISLFLGLLLSTGLGELGHRLRQIFVGPSVQSGAMNLALV; the protein is encoded by the coding sequence ATGTCCATCACCGCCGATTTCTTTCGCAACCGCCTCGATCAAATGATCGATCTGCGTCATCCACTGGCCGTTTTGGCCAACCGCATGCCTTGGCAAGAAATCGAAGCCTCATTGGCTCACCTCTTTGCCCGCCAGGTCCGCGCTGGCAAGAAGATCGAAGATTCGGACTTGTTTGGTGCGACCGAAGTGATTGCCGGTGCTGGCGTCTCCAAAGCTGGACGCCCGCGCTTGCCCACCCGCTTGATGGTCTCGCTGCTGTACCTCAAACACGCCTTCAACGAGAGCGACGAAGACCTCATCCAGCGCTGGGGCGAGACACCCACTTGGCAATACTTTTCTGGCAACGAATACTTTGAACACCGCTGGCCTTGCGACCCAACCCAACTGGTCAAGTTCCGCAAACTGCTGGGCGAAGGAGGCGTGGAAGAACTCTTGGCCCGCACCATTGAAGTGGCGGTCACCTTGAAACTGATTGCCAGCAAAGAACTCAGCCGCATCATTGTCGACTCCACCGTGCAAGAGAAAGCCATCGCCCACCCCACCGACAGCAAGTTGTTGGAGACCGCTCGCGTCAAACTGGTCGAAGCGGCCAAGGCAGAAGGCATCGAGCTCAAACAATCTTACGCCAAAGAAGGCCAACTGCTGGGCTACAAGGCTGGGCGCTACGCCCATGCCCGCCAGTTCAAACGCATGCGCAAAGCCATCAAACGTCAAGGCACCATCGTGGGCCGATTGCACCGCGAGATCTCACGCAAGATGACGACTTTGAGCCAAGCCGTTCAAGAGGCCTTGGGCGTGAAGGTGGGCATTGCCACCACGCTCAAAGGCACCTTGATCGTGGGCGCCAGAGCCTTCCCTGGCAATCCGTATGACGGCCACACGCTGAACGAACAAGTGGAGCAAGCCAGCATCCTCATACAAGCCCTTGGCACCAAGCCGCAAACAGCCTACGTTGACCTGGGCTATCGGGGTGTGGACAAGGACAACTTGGCTCTCGACATCAAGCACCGGGGCAAATTCAACAGCCTGACGGACGATGAGAAGCAGTCACTCAAACGAAGACAAGCGATTGAGCCGATCATCGGCCACTTGAAAGCGGACCACCGGATGAACCGGTGCCACCTCAAGGGATCAAACGGTGACAGTTTGCATGCAGTCCTGTGCGCTGCAGGCTTCAACATCCGCTGGCTGCTGCGCATGATCGCGGAAAAGGGCATCAGCCTTTTTTTGGGCCTGCTTTTGTCCACCGGTTTGGGGGAGTTGGGCCACCGATTGCGGCAGATTTTTGTAGGTCCCTCGGTCCAGTCCGGAGCAATGAACTTGGCCTTGGTCTGA